Proteins encoded within one genomic window of Vairimorpha necatrix chromosome 3, complete sequence:
- a CDS encoding pol polyprotein has protein sequence MGIDTGSSRNYISQELANKAKLEIREDSQKTATVANNQKIKIDRTTEILIKFNNNEEVYKMKCYVLKNAPQDVIKGNEFLLNQNCKLDLSRRIIYIRNKAIEIGKERLQDPIDNLFFDLYCI, from the coding sequence ATGGGGATAGATACAGGTTCATCTAGGAACTATATTTCACAAGAGCTTGCCAACAAAGCTAAGCTTGAAATTAGAGAAGACAGCCAAAAAACAGCCACCGTAGCTAATAAtcaaaagataaaaatagacAGGACGAcagaaatattaattaaattcaaCAACAACGAAGAAGTCTATAAGATGAAATGTTATGTATTAAAGAACGCTCCACAAGACGTCATAAAAggaaatgaatttttattgaatcAGAATTGCAAACTAGATCTATCAAGaagaattatatatattagaaaCAAAGCTATAGAAATAGGGAAAGAAAGACTTCAAGATCCCATTgataatttgttttttgatttatattgCATATGA
- a CDS encoding pol polyprotein, producing the protein MENNNKQINRGDYIEFEIKIKNFTEIAKYLKAKIGGKMNSAEFIHNLKYVRQMQYEIILESYETIKTNLDQYANIENLEKEEFNKRLREIFFDSLAFNTARKLKDLKIYEVEEAMEYLLDLEEDLKKILTTIQCSKINNQKKTLQKPQYTKKNKK; encoded by the exons ATGGAgaataacaataaacaaattaacaGAGGTGATTACATCGAATTTGAGATAAAA ataaaaaactttacaGAAATAgctaaatatttaaaggcGAAGATTGGCGGTAAGATGAATTCTGCTGAATTCATTCACAATCTTAAATATGTACGCCAAATGCAATACGAGATCATATTAGAATCATATGAAACTATTAAAACAAACTTGGATCAGTATGCCAATATCGAAAATCTCGAGAAGGAGGAATTTAATAAGCGTCTGcgagaaatattttttgactCGCTTGCCTTCAATACTGCAAGAAAACTAAaggatttaaaaatatacgaAGTTGAAGAAGCTATGGAGTATCTTTTAGACCTAGAAGAGGATCTAAAGAAGATACTTACTACCATACAATGCTCAAAAATCAACAATCAGAAAAAAACCTTACAAAAACCGCAATACACGAAGAAAAACAAGAAGTAG
- a CDS encoding DDE-TNP-IS1595 domain-containing protein, translated as MLTNEEINIAYEKIKEKLLKIKCSKCGKEVKKRQQKGNADRCIGKKCKNERSLFANTIFAKTHLDHILMLKILNLWLTKIPLLLIAKLLSISPSIVSRCLQRFLLDEVYHKYMKKAKGTLGSLEIIVEVGESTFGKRKYNVGHKVEGVWVLGMVERTLGL; from the coding sequence ATGCTTACCAACGAGGAAATTAACATAGCATACGAAaagataaaagaaaaacttcttaaaataaaatgcaGCAAATGTGGCAAAGAAGTCAAGAAAAGACAGCAAAAGGGGAACGCTGACAGATGCATTggtaaaaaatgcaaaaatgAGAGGAGCCTTTTTGCAAATACGATATTTGCAAAAACCCACTTGGATCATATACTAATGTTAAAGATCCTGAACCTCTGGCTTACGAAAATTCCGCTTCTCCTAATCGCCAAGTTATTAAGTATTTCACCCAGCATTGTATCGAGATGTCTTCAACGGTTTTTGCTTGATGAAGTTTATCATAAATACATGAAAAAGGCAAAAGGAACACTAGGCAGTTTGGAGATAATAGTCGAAGTAGGCGAAAGCACATTTGGAAAACGTAAATACAACGTTGGACATAAAGTAGAGGGAGTGTGGGTATTGGGGATGGTCGAACGGACTTTAGGACTttag